From the Streptomyces sp. SN-593 genome, the window AGTTGGCGGTGTAGTTGGTCCCGTTCTCGCTCGCCTGCTGGCCGGCGGTGTAGACCGTGCCGGAACTCCACGCCGTGGCGCACGTGGAGGCCGCCTGCGCGGCGGGCGCCGAGGCCACCGCGAAGGCGACGCCGCCGACGGTCAGCCCGAGTGCCGAGCCGGTGATGAGTGCCCTGCGCAGAATCTGTCTTCCGACTCGCATGGAATCCTCCAGGAGGGGAGAGGCGCTCTCGCGTCGCGGCAACCCCGCTCGTCCGTGGGAACGGCAGGGCGACGCGTCGCACGGTGGGGGGAACGGAGTCGTCCCGACCAGTCGAGCGGATTGGTCAAGACCAATATGTAGGGGCGGCGAGTAGGGCCGGTCAACCCTTCAACAAAGTTGCATAATTACTTTGGCCGAATCGGGTGGGCGGCTCTCGGGGGGCGTAAATTCCGCACAGTTCACCATCTTTCATGATGGGCCACCGACCCCGGCAAAGAGTTTCCCGCCCCCCGGTGCGCCCCGAGCAAACCCGCCCCATCCCCCGAGCCCAGCTTGTGCCCCTCGCTCCTATGCTGCGGGGATGGATCGGGTGGAGCGTGCGGTCGGGGCGGTGGTCGGGTCGGCGGTGGGGGACGCGCTGGGAGCGCCGTTCGAGTTCGGAGCGGCGGGGGTGTTCTCCGCGCGGTTTCCCGAGCCGGGCTGCGGTGGGGAGATGTGCGGGGGCGGCGGTTGGGAGCCCGGCGAGGCGACGGACGACACGCAGATGGCGGTGTGCGTGGGTGAGTCGCTGGTGGAGCGGGGCGGGTTGGATCTGCCGGACGTGTTCGCTCGGTTCCGGAGGTGGGCTGCGGCCGACCCGAAGGACATCGGGCTGCAGACCGAGGACGTCCTGACCAACGGCCTGCCCTGGGACCGCGCGGCCGACGAGCACTTCCGGACCCATCACCGTGCCGCCGGTAACGGTGCGTTGATGCGGGCGGCCACGTCCGGGGTCTACTTCGCGGGACGCGGCCGTACCGCCACCGTGGAGGCCGGGCGGCGTCTGGCCGCGCTCACCCACGGGGACCCCGCCGCGTGGGAGGGCACCGCGATCTTCCACGACCTGCTGCGCATCGCGCTGGAGGGCGCCGATCCGGTGGAGGCCGTCCCCGACGCGCTGGCCGTGGTTGATCCCGGCCACCGCGAGCGGTACGCGACCGTACTGGCCCCGGGCTGGCGGCCTGAGCAGGCGACGGAGTTCAACGGAGCCGTCTGGCCCTGCCTCGGTTCAGCCGTCTGGGCGGTGCGGACCACCGGCTCCTACGAGGAAGCGGTACGCGCCGCGATCGATCTGGGCGGCGACACCGACACCGTAGGCGCCGTCACCGGCGCCCTGGCCGGCGCGGTCCACGGAGCGGGGTCCCTCCCCGGCCGATGGACCACGTCCCTGCACGTCCCGTTGCCCGGCTCCGGCGGACGGGTACTCCGCGTCTCCGACCTCTCGGCCTTGGCCGTCCGCCTGGCCGAGAGCGCGCGAAGGTGACCACGGTGGGCAGCGGCCCGGCTGACCTGCTCACCTGCTCACGTCGGTGGTCGGCCCGTGGCCGCGGACGCGGCGAAGGCGGCGATCTCCGTCCGTAGCGGTTCGGCCGCCGTCCTCGGATCGGAGCGGGTGTCCAGACCGAGCACCAGAATGCGGCCCACCAGCCCGCGTGGTCCCTGGAATTCCAACCGGTGGCTGGACGGTCCTTGAGGGTCGGGGTGGACCACCAGGGCAAGTGGATTCGCTGGGTCGGTATAGCCGGCGATGTAGGTCAGGAGTTGATGCCGGTCCTCGCGGGAGACATTCCTTTTCGCGTAGTTCTTGTATTTCGCGTCCACGGCAAGGTAGGTCGCGGACGATGCCCCGGGCGGAGCGAAGGACAACAGGACGTCGGGTCGGAAGTACGGCGTGCCGCTCCCATGCCTCCCGTGTGTCCGGATGCGGTCGGTCTCGTCTTCGGCCAGCCGGCCACCGACCGCAGCCGCGGCCTCTGCCGCCATCCGCTGGACCACGCTCTCCCAGAGCCCGTCCAGCTTGAGGAGCAGCCCCTGTGCTCCGAAGCCGTAGGGATCCAGCAGATCGTTGGGACCGCCTCCGCCGAGCACCATGCGTGCCCATGCGTGGGCAGGCCGGTAGTGGGCGTTGGGCGCGGAGTACTGGGCGCGGGCGAGCAGCGACAGTGCGTCGGCGAGCCGAGGGGAGTTCGGGAAGTCCATTGCTGTGGAGGCAAGTTGGTGCTTCAGAAGCGGCGAGCTCACGCGTCCGGCTGCGGTGGCGAGGGCTGCGCCGCACACCAGGTTCTCCCAGCCTCCGTCCTCGTACTCGAAGGTCCTGACGTGCAGTCGGTCGACCGCGCCGAAGCACCTGGTGGCCTGTGCCTCCACGTTCAGCCGACCCCGCAGCGCGGTGTCCACACGCTGTCGGCGTACGTAGTCCCGGCGCAGGCCGCGACGCAACAGCAGGCGGCACTCGTACAGCAGGGCGGCGGGTACCAGCGCCGCGTAACCGTCCTTGCCGAGAGACCAGTTGCGCAGTTCCTCGTCGACGGTGCCGTTCTGTCCGTTGGCGTACGAGAGCCAGTCGATCAGCCGGTTCCCCGCGATCGGGAACTTGGGGCGGAGCACCAGCCGAATGCGGCTGAGCTCCATGACCCCGGTGACCGTCCGTGCGGTGAGGACGTAGTGGCCCTGCTTCTCCACCACACCGACGGACTTGAGGGAACGGAGTCTGTGGAGATCTTCGGAGCTCAGATCGGACGTCGGAACTCTGCACGATGCGTACTCGTCGAGCGTCACGTCCCTCCTGGCAGGGGTCCGTGGCACCTGGCTACTCCCCGTCCCACTCGGGCTCGGCCGGTACGTCGTCCTCGTCGGTGACCCCGGCGGTGACGAAGACCTTCGCAAGGATCCCCGGGAGGTCCTGCGGATTGGTCTGCACGACCCGGCCCGTCTTGTCGTCCACCAACTCTCCCAGTACGGCCCGCAGCAGTTCGGGGCGACCGAGGCAGTAGTCCGCCACGAGCGGCACGATCTCGTGGTGGAAGGCGTGGGAGAGTTGCTCGACCGTGGCGAGCGGACGGTCGTCGGCGAGGAGGTACGCCTGGCCCAGCAGATGATCCGGGCCGAAATGAGTGTCGAGCCGCTCGTTCAGACCCTCCAGCAAGGCGGCCAGCCCCAGCCCTTCCACCTCGCCGTCCAGAGCGTCCAGGTCCGGCGGCACGTCGAGGAACGCGAATCTGCGCCGGATCGCCGAGTCGATGTGACTCACGCTGCGGTCCGCGGAGTTCATGGTGCCGATGATGCGGACGTTCGGCGGTACGGTCTGCTGACGCCCGCTGGTCGGCAGGGTGATGGAGACGGATTCCCGCTTGTCGAGTTCCAGCAGGGTGATCAACTCGCCGAGAATACGCGGCAGATCGCCTCGGTTGATCTCGTCCACGACCAGCAGGAACACCTGCTCCGGGAGCTTCCTGGCAGCCGCGCAGACCCGCAGGAACACCCCGTTCTTCATCTTCAGATGGAGGCCGGCCCCTTTCGCCGCCGTGTCCGGCCTGAACCCCTCGATGAAGTCCTCGTACCCGTAGGACGGGTGGAAGGTGACCATCGTGAGCCGCGCGGCCCGCTCCTCCTCAGGGACGCCCGCGTTCTCGGGCACCGCGGACAGTTGCGCCAGAACAGCGGCCCGTTCTGTCGAGCTGGCCTCGATCACGTCCGCGCGTCCCGCCAGGGCCAGGGCGACGTTGAGCGCCAGCCGGGTCTTTCCGGTGCCGGGCGGTCCCTGGAGTACGACCTGCCCCTTGTGTTCCAGCAGATCCCGTACGTTCCGCACGTCATCGGGAAGCTCGTCATCAGGCGGCACGGTCCCCTCCGCCGCGCTCCCCTCAAGGACACCGGGCTCCTCGACCCCCTCGGCCGCACCTGCCGGACCGGGGGCTTCAGCGGCGACTCGTCGACCCCGCCCCTGCCGGATCTCCCGCATCAGGGAAGCAGGCACCCTGGCGAGCGTCTGCTGCCAGGCGTGCCGGGGCGTATCGAAGCTCTGGGAGTAGGAGGTGTCCCAGTCGACGCCCACGGTGTGGCGGTGAGCCTGCTCGCCGGATTCGTAGGCGTAACCGCCCACGACGGTGCCTACGGCCAGTACCTCTGACTTCCCTCGGTTGGCGACGATGAGATCGCCACGTTCCAGGTCGCGGAAGGCGAGCATCTGCCGTGCGAGACGCAGGTTTCCACCAGTGCTGCGCGGCCACTGCTGGTCCAACGCGGCCTTGAGTTCCAGGTCGCTCTCGTACTGCCCCAGACTGCCGACCTCGTCCCACCCGATCCGGATGCGGCGGTGCTGGAGACAGTCCTCCCAGAGGCTCGCTCGTTCCCCGGGGGCGATCTTCCAGACCACTCGGTCCTGCGGACGCGGATCGTGGAAGGCGTACAGGAAGTCAATCACCTCATGGGGGCTCCATCCGGTGAACTCCTCCTGTTCCCGCAGGAGATGGAGGAGCTCACGGTTCGCCCGCCACGTACGCACACCGGAGGAGTACCCACGTGGCCTGCCGCCGAGCAACGCGGCGAAGTGACGGACGTGCGCGGCGGAGAAGACGGGCAGGAACTCACCTGGGAAGTAGACCGCCAGTGCCTTGGTGGTCAGTGCCTGGCCGTACGACAGCGACTCCAGGTCGTCCAGTAGCTCGTACGCCCCCCGGCTCGACGCATCGAAGGCCGTCACGAACTCGGAACGCACCGCGGCCCAGGCGGCCTCCACCTCCAGACCGCGCAGTGCACTGGGCACGACTCGCCACTGACCCGACCGGTGCTGGTAGACGATGTGCTTGGCCGCACTGCCGCCGCGGATGCTGCCGAAGTTGTCGGTGCCGTACTCCATCAGCCGGCAGAAGGAGAGTCCGCTCCGGCGCCCGTCGGGCCCCAAGGCGTACCGCTCCAGTTCCAGGTCCCGCCAGCCCGACAGGGGGAACAGGGTCAGCACCCGCTGACGCTCCTCCTCCGCCAGGGCGGCGACCCGTTGCGCTCGTTGCCGGTCGAACTGCGCAATCTGCGCGGCGAGTTCTTCCCGGAACTTCCCAGCATCACCCATAGGCTCATTCTTCGGCATCCGGCCGGACCGGGGCACTGGCATCGGTGTAACGAAGCGGCCTGTCTCCGCCGGCGACCCGCAGGTGAGCCGCGTACCGAGGACGCGTGGCCGATGCCGCCCGCCGGGTGCGGGCCCCGCCCCACAGGGGTGCGGCTGCGGCGGGGGCGGTCCGGCCGGATGGCCACGACGGTCAGGGAGCCGCCCAAGCCCTCGAAATCGGCGACGGCAGCGCCCGGTTTCTCCATGCGGCCGGCCCGGGTGGCGGGATGCTCGGCCATGGCGGCCATGGCGGCCATGACCAACGCTTGACGCGGTGCGCGGTGTGGAGCCGCGTTCGCCGGTTAGGCGGCCGGGGTGATGAGATTCGGTGCCGTGGCCCTGACCCTCCTGCTGGCTGCCGCGACGGTCCTCGCGGCCCTCACCGCCTCGGCCTGGTGGTGGCCGGCCGCGGTGCTCCTCGCCCTCCTCGGCCTGCTGGGCGCGTACGACCTGCTGCAACGGCGCCACTCGGTGCTGCGCAACTACCCCGTGATCGGCCACGCCCGCTTCCTGCGGGAGGGCATCCGCCCGGAGCTCCAGCAGTACTTCGTCGAGCGCAACTTCGACGGTCGCCCGTTCGACCGCGACACCCGCAGCATCGTCTACGAGCGCGCCAAGGGCACCGACGCCGAGGAACCGTACGGCACCGAGCGCGACGTCTACCGCGCGGGCCACGAGTTCCTCGTGCCGTCGATGGCCCCCCGGCCGGTGCCCGACGAGGCGCCCCGCGTGCGGATCGGCGGCCCGGACTGCGCCAAGCCGTACGACATGGCGCTGCTCAACGTGTCCGCCATGAGCTTCGGCTCGCTGTCCACGCAGGCGATCCTGGCCCTGAACAAGGGCGCCGCCGGCGGCGGCTTCGCGCACGACACCGGTGAGGGCGGGCTGTCGGAATACCACCTGCGGCACGGCGGCGACATCGTCTGGGAGATCGGCACCGGCTACTTCGGCTGCCGCACCGCCGACGGCGACTTCGACCCCGGGGAGTTCGCGGACAAGGCCGCGCACGACAGCGTCAAGTGCGTCTCGTTGAAGCTGTCCCAGGGTGCCAAGCCCGGGATCGGCGGGGTACTGCCCGGCGCGAAGGTGAACGCGGAGATCGCCCGGGTACGGGATGTCCCGCAGGGGAGGACCGTCGTCTCGCCGCCGTACCACCGGGTGTTCAGCACGCCCCGCGAACTGGTGCGGTTCGTCGCCCGGATGCGGGAGCTGTCGGGCGGAAAGCCGGCGGGCTTCAAGCTGTGCGTCGGCTCGCGGAGCCAGTTCCTGGCGGTCTGCAAGGCGATGGTCGAGGAGGACACCGCCCCGGACTTCATCATCGTCGACGGCTCCGAGGGCGGCACCGGCGCGGCGCCGCTGGAGTTCGCCGACCACGTCGGCACGCCGCTCACCGAGGGCCTGATCACCGTGCACAACGCCCTGGTCGGCGCGGGGCTGCGCGACCGGGTGCGGATCGGCGCGAGCGGCAAGATCGCCACCGGAAGCGACCTCGTCAAGCGCATGGTCCAGGGCGCGGACTACGGGAACGCCGCGCGCGCCATGATGTTCGCGGTCGGCTGCATCCAGGCCCAGCGCTGCCACACCAACACCTGCCCGACGGGCGTCACCACCCAGGACCCCCGGCGTGCCCGCGCCCTGGACGTCGGTGACAAGTCCGCCCGCGTGCAGCGGCTCCAGGAGTCGACGGTCGCCAGCGCGCTCCAGATCATGGCGTCCATGGGCGTCACCGACCCGGCGCAACTGCGCCCGCACATGCTGCGTCGGCGGATCGACCCGTACACGGTCCGTTCCTACGACGAACTCCACGAGTGGCTGTCGCCGGGTCAACTGCTGCTCGACCCGCCCGCCTCGTGGGCCGCCGACTGGTCCGCCGCCGACCCCGACCGCTTCACGGTCTGAGACCCGTACGTCCTCGGACCCGTACGTCCTGGGACCCGTACGTCCTGAGATTCCCACGTCTGTGCCCGAACTGGAGGAACCGTGGCCCGTACCGTTGCCCGCGTCATCGTGGACGCCCTGACCGAACTCGGCGTGGGCCAGGTCTTCGGGGTGGTCGGCGACGCCCTGAACCCGTTGACCGACGCCATCCGCACCTCCGACGGCGTCGAGTGGGTGGGCTGCCGGCACGAGGAGGCGGCGGCGTTCGCCGCGAGCGCGCAGTCCCAGCTCACCGGGAGCCTCGGGGTCTGCATGGGGACGGTCGGCCCCGGCTCGGTGCACCTGCTCAACGGCCTCTACGACGCCGCCAAGAGCCGCACGCCCGTGTTGGCCATAGCCGGCCAGGTGCCGCTGCCCGAACTGGGCAGCGACTACTTCCAGGAGGTCGACAACGACGCCCTGTTCAGCGACGTCGCGGTCTTCCGCGCCACGGTGACCTCCCCGGAGCAGATGCCGCTGCTGCTGGAGACCGCGGTCCGCACCGCACTCGGGCGCAGGGGGGTCGCCGTGCTCTCCGTCCCCGGGGACATCGGGGAGAGGCAGCTCGACGCGGACCGGCCGGCCAGGTTCTCGCTCACCGCGCCCACGACCCGGCCGGACGGCGACGCGGTCCGTGCCGCGGCGGCCCTGCTCGACCGGTCCGAGCGCGTCACCCTGCTCGTCGGCCGCGGCGCCCGCGCCGCCCGTGACCAGGTACTTTCCCTCGCCGAGCGGCTGGCGGCGCCCATGGTCCTGACGCTGAAGGCCAAGGAGGGCTTCGAGGGCGACAACCCCTTCCAGGTCGGCCAGACCGGCCTGATCGGCAACCCCGCCGCCGCCTCCAGCCTCCAGGAGGCCGACACCCTGCTGCTGCTCGGCACCGACTTCCCCTACCGCGACTGGTACCCCGAGGGCGCGACCGTGGTCCAGGTCGACACGGAGCCGACCCACATCGGCCGCCGGGTCCCCGTCGAGATCGGTCTGGTCGGGGATGTCGGGGTGACCGTCCGGGACCTGCTGGCCGAGCTGTCCGCGACGCCGCGCGACGGCGGGAAGGGCCGTGACCGAGCGCACCTGGAGAAGGCGGTCGAGCACTTCGCGTCCTGGCGCGAGGGGCAGACCAGGCTGACCGCCCCCGAGCACGACAAGGGCCTGATCGGCCGGGTCCGTTCGGCGCTGGACAACCGCGAGCACGGCATCCGCCCCGAGGCACTGGCCGCCGCGGTCGACCGGCACGCCGCCGAGGACGCGGTCTTCACCTCCGACACGGGCATGGCGACCGTCTGGCTGTCCCGCTTCGTCGAGATGCGCGGCGACCGCCGGCTGCTCGGCTCGTACAACCTCGGCTCCATGGCCAACGCCATGCCGCACGCGCTGGGCGCGCAGATGCTGGACCGGGACCGCCAGGTGGTGGCGTTCTGCGGCGACGGCGGCCTGAGCATGCTGCTCGGCGACCTGATGACCCTCAAGACGTACGACCTGCCGGTCACGCTGGTCGTCTTCGACAACCGCCGGCTGGGCATGGTCAAACTGGAGCAGGAGCAGTCGGGCCTCCCGGAGTTCGGCACGGTGCTGGACAACCCCGACTTCGCCGCCGTCGCGACGGCCCTCGGCCTCACCGGCATCCGCGTCACCGACCCCGCCGCACTCGACGACGCCGTCCGCACCGCGCTGGCGACCCCGGGCCCTGTCCTCCTCGACGTCCTCACCAACCCCGACGAGATCGCGGTCCCCGCCAAGCCCACGGTCCAACAGGGCTGGGGGTTCGCCGTGGCCAAGATGAAGGAGATCGTCCGGAGCCACGGTGACGACTCGGCGGCGGGTTGAGCGAACCGACTTTCGCCCGCGGCTCGTTGCTTGCCGCTTGCCGCTTGCCGCCTGCTGCCCGCCGGCTTCCGTGCGCCGCCCGCCGCCTGGGGTGCAGGCGGGGGTGGAGACGCGATGTCCACCCGGGTTCCACCCGTGGGTTGAGGGAACGAGGGCCGCCGGAGCGGATGCTCGATGCCATGACCACCACCGACTGGATCATCGACATCGTCCTCGTGCTCATCGTCTTCCGCCAGATGCGCGAGGAGCGGCTGACCGCGCGGACCGTGCTGCTGCCGCTGGCCATCATCGGCTGGGCGGCGGTCAACTACCTGCACCCCGTCCCCACCGCCGGCAACGACCTGCTGCTGGCGGGCCTGTTCGCCGCCGCGGGCGTCGTCTTCGGCCTCTTCGGCGGCCTGCTCACCCGCGTCCGGCTCGCCGACGGCCAGGTACGGGTCCGCGCCTCCGTCGGCGCGGCCGCCCTGTGGGTGGCCAGCATGGGCTTCCGCCTCGGCTTCGCCGTGTGGTCCTCGCACGCCTCCGGCGCCGCCCACGTCGCCCACTTCTCCTCCGCCCACGACATCACCAGCGCCCAGGCATGGGTCGTGGCCCTCATCCTGATGGCCTTCGGCGAGGTCGTGGTCCGGCTGGGCACCATCGTCCTCCGCGGACAGCGCCTGCTCGCCCGCGCCCGCCGGGAGGAAACCGCCCCGGCACCGCAGGCCCAGCCCGGAGCGTACGTCTGACCGACGCGGCGGACGCCTGCCCCCAAGGCGCCGTACGACGACCTGCGGCAGGTCCCGACCTGCCGCACCCGCCGTTCACCCGCCGTGCAGCGAAAGCCCCACCTCGCCGCCTACCGGTCGTGGAGGACGGCGGGCCGGGTGACGGGCACGACGGCGAGAAGGCCGTCGAGCCCCGTGTAGTCGTCGGGGGTGGTGGTGAAGAGGGGGAGTTCCTCGGTGATGGCGATGGCGGCGATCATGAGGTCGGCGACCCGGCGACCCGGCGACCCGGCGACCTGGTGACCCGGCGGCGCGGTTTGCGTCCGGCGCCGATCACGGCGGCGCAGACCCTTCCGTAGATGCGGGCGGCCTCGGTGTCGAAGGGGATGGGGTCGAACTCGTTTTCGGCCCTTTGGAGGATGTCGAGGCGCCGACCGCGTTCGGCCAGGGTGATGGCGGTGATCGCGACCTCGGCGGGGAGCTCCGCGGGGTCGATCCACTTGCACAGGACGACGATGCCGGTGGCGAGCAGGCCCTGGGCGTACTCAGCGGGCACAGGGGTCGTCCGTCCCCTGCTCGGCGGTGGCGTCCTGGTCGGCCCGGAAGGCTTCGAGGGAGACACCCGACGCTGTGCGGGACATCGCGGCGAACTCCTTGGACCGGCTGCGCAGGTCACGCTGCGTGATCTCGGGTTGTGCCGGCACGAGCCGCACCGTAGCACCCGGTAGCACCACGTGCCGCGCATGGGGGCCGTCGGGCTTCTCCGTCGGGTGAGTGGAGGCCGATGGAGAGGGGTAATGATAGTTTCTGGGTATCATTGCCTCATGTTGTATGCGACACCACGCCTGACCCCCGTCGACGAGACGGTTCTCGGAGAGATCACCGCCATGCACTCCGAACTGAGTCATGCGGTGCGCCAGGCACCTGCGAAGTGGACCCAGGACCTACGTCGCGCTCTGACGGCCTCGGCGATCGCCGCATCCAACACCATCGAAGGCTTCCAGGTCGATGCGCGTGATGTCGCCGACCTCATGGATGGTGAGCGGGAGGGCATCAACGCCAGCGAAGTCGACAAGGCGGAGACCCTCGCCTACCAGCAGATGATGACCTATCTCCAGTCCCTGTACGACGTGGAGGACTTCTCCTACAGCAAGGGACTCCTCAACGCTCTGCACTGGATGCTGCAGGGACACCACCACACCCGCGACAGGCCGGCGGGTCAGTGGCGTCGCAAACCCATCTTCATCAGTGCCGCAGGTGATCCACTCAGTGTCGAGTACGAGGGCCCCGGCGACGAGCGACTGCCGGTTCTCACCGGCGAGCTGGTCGACTGGCTCAACGAAGGCGACCTTGACGCGCACCCTCTGATCAGAGCCGCCATGGCGCACCTCAACCTGGTGAAGATCCATCCGTGGGTCGACGGCAACGGTCGGATGTCCCGCAGCCTTCAAACGCTCGTCATCGCCCGGCAGCGAGTGCTCGCACCGGAGTTCTCCTCCGTCGAGGAATGGCTCGGCATGCCCGGTAACACCTGGGACTACTACAGGGTGCTCCGCGAAGTCGGCGGTCCCGTCTACTCCCCGGAACGCGGCACGGGGCCGTGGATCTCCTTCAGCCTGCGCGCCCACCACGAGCAGGCGCAGCGCGTGCGGCACCGTGTGGAGCGTTCCACCGACGTCTGGCTCCTGCTCGACGAGCACGCCGCGGGCCTCGGCGTCAGCGATCGCCAGGTGGCGGCCCTGCACGAAGTGGCCATAGCCGGACGCGTGCGCCGTTCCCGCTATGAGAAGAGCGAGGGGCTGAACTCGCAGCAGGCCACGAGGGACATGCAGGCCCTCGTCAGGTCGGGCGTCCTTGCCGCCGTCGGCCAGACCAAAGGCCGTCACTACGTGGCCGGTGACCGCTTCCCGCGGACCGTTCTCGAAGCCGCGCAGCGCCGCCATGTGATACGCAATCCGTACGCTTCCTAGCCGCCCGCGGAGTGTGCTCCACTCGAAGTTGCCGCGCGGGGGCTGCGATGCGGTGCGCCGGTCCGGGAGCCCGTGGCACTGGGAGGGATCACGTGACAGCCGATATGGAGCTGCCCCAACGGCTTGAGGCGCTCATGGATCACCTGGCGCCGGAGGAGACCGTTCGGCTCGGGGGCCCGCTTCTGGGCCTTGAGCCGGCGCGGCAGCGCTGGGAACTCGTGGAGGGCAACCGGCTCGCGCTGAGCCGGGTGCTGCGCCGAGATCTGCACCTCGTGCGCCGTCACCGAGCCGAACTTCTCGCGCTTCTTCCGCTGGATGGCAATGTGACCAACCAGTTGGTCTTCCCGCTCGTCACGGCACTGGGACGGCGGCCGGTCCTGCGGTACATCATCGACGCCGTCGGCCAAGGGGGGTGGCCTCAACGGGCGAACGCCTCGAAAGCGGCCTACTGGGTCCCGAAAGGGCCGAGTGTCCCTGGATGGGAGGAGTTGTTCGTCTCGGTGAGGGACGGCGTCATGTCGGTAGCTGACGCGAGGGCGAAGCTGCGACGCCTCCGGGCGCAGCCCGAGCAGACGGACAACGACGCTGTCGCCGACCTGTGGCCCGAGCTCTGGCTGGCGTCCATGAGGGCCTTCGTCGACTGCGACGACGACGGCCTGCGCCGACGGTTGCACACCGCCTTTCCCCTGGCCGCCGCTCACTACCCACCCGAGGCCGCGCCGCTGCGCGAAGAAGCCGAACGTATCGCGCTGGCACAGCCGGAACGGTTCGGTCGGCTGCTCGACGGGTCCACGGGTTACGGGCTGGCGATCTGACCGGCCAGGAGCGGCTGCTCGCCCCGTGCTCCGTCCGACCTCATCGGCTGGACCACTCCCGCCCGGCTGTGCAGCGCGGCGCCGGGCATGTCGCCGGGGCCGGGGCCGGGGCCGGGGCCGTCCGTTCGGGCTCGGCCGGGCGCCGGGCCGGCCCGAACCGACCGTGCCGGCCGATCGTGGAACCGACGCACCGGGGCTGCGGCTTACGCGGTCCGCGCCCGCGGTCCGGGGACGCTGGACGCGACAACGTGTCCCGCCCCCCCACACCAAGGGAGACCCTGCTGTGCCCGACACCTCCGGAACCCCTGGCGCCCCCGGCACCCGCGACACCTCCGGCACCCCCGCTCCGTCCGCCCCGTCCGGCATGTCCGGTAACCCCCTCCGCCTCTCCGGGCAGGAGCGCGCCGCGATCGGCGCCCTGCTGCGCTTCCCCCTGGTCGCAGCGGTCAACGGCCGCCGCTCGCGCCGCTTCCCGGTCGGAGGCAGCATCCCGGCGGGCGAACTGGCCTTCACCAGCAGCAGGCCGGTGCAGCCGCTCAGCGAGGTGGAGCGGGCCCTCGTCCTGGCCGTCGTCACGGGCGTGACCGGATGGAACT encodes:
- a CDS encoding Fic family protein, producing the protein MLYATPRLTPVDETVLGEITAMHSELSHAVRQAPAKWTQDLRRALTASAIAASNTIEGFQVDARDVADLMDGEREGINASEVDKAETLAYQQMMTYLQSLYDVEDFSYSKGLLNALHWMLQGHHHTRDRPAGQWRRKPIFISAAGDPLSVEYEGPGDERLPVLTGELVDWLNEGDLDAHPLIRAAMAHLNLVKIHPWVDGNGRMSRSLQTLVIARQRVLAPEFSSVEEWLGMPGNTWDYYRVLREVGGPVYSPERGTGPWISFSLRAHHEQAQRVRHRVERSTDVWLLLDEHAAGLGVSDRQVAALHEVAIAGRVRRSRYEKSEGLNSQQATRDMQALVRSGVLAAVGQTKGRHYVAGDRFPRTVLEAAQRRHVIRNPYAS